From the genome of Nitrospirota bacterium:
TGGCTGAAGATCGCCGACGTCATGGCATACTGCGTGGTCCCGGTGAAATCCAATTTCACGGATTGGGAGAGGCTCGTGGCCGGGGTGCCGGGGGTTCCATCGGCGGCAGCCGGGGTGCCGGGAATCGGAACCGCCACCGTGACGGTTTGCTTGGCTCCGGAGGTCATGGTCCCGCTCGTATCGAAGGTCATCTCTCCTGCGTCGGCAGCCTCCCCGTCATCGACCTGCACGTGGATATCCCAAGTATTGTCGTCGGTTTTCACAAAGTATGCTGTCAGGGTGTGAGCCACATCGCCCGCGTCCGTCCGCGAATCGAAAAACTTGTCGCTGACGGAAAAATTGTACGTCGTGGCATCCTCGGCATCGAAGGCAGCCGTGGGCGCCGTGGACGAAGAATCCAGGTTCAGAGTCATGGCCGCTTTCGAGGTTGCCTTGGCCTTCATCTCGGTCGCCAGCGCCACCTCGCCCAGGGTGTCGCTGATAACGCCATTCTCATCAGGCAGATACCCCTGCAACACGTGCCCGGTTGCGTCGGTAATCTTGTCGCTGGTCAGCCCGGCCTGGATTTTGAACTGGCCGGCCCTGGTGTAGAAGCTGTTGCCGCCAAAATCCTTCACCACAAAAAACCCGTTCCCGTCGATCGCCCAGTCCATGGGATTGTTGGAGGAGGCCAATGGCCCTTGCGCAAAGTTCACCTGGGGCTTGGACACGGCCACACCCATCCCATCCTCTCCGTGACCGCCTCCGGCCAGTAATCCGCCCACCAGTTCGGCAAACCGAGGCTGGGACGATTTGAACGCCACGGTATTCATGTTGGCAATGTTGTTGCCGATACCCGCCAACCACTGGCTGTTGGCGTTCAGACCGCTCATGCCCACGAAGAAGGTCGAAAAAGTGTCCATGGTCAGATGTCCTCCGCCCTGCTCCGTTCTAATAGAC
Proteins encoded in this window:
- a CDS encoding flagellar hook protein FlgE is translated as MDTFSTFFVGMSGLNANSQWLAGIGNNIANMNTVAFKSSQPRFAELVGGLLAGGGHGEDGMGVAVSKPQVNFAQGPLASSNNPMDWAIDGNGFFVVKDFGGNSFYTRAGQFKIQAGLTSDKITDATGHVLQGYLPDENGVISDTLGEVALATEMKAKATSKAAMTLNLDSSSTAPTAAFDAEDATTYNFSVSDKFFDSRTDAGDVAHTLTAYFVKTDDNTWDIHVQVDDGEAADAGEMTFDTSGTMTSGAKQTVTVAVPIPGTPAAADGTPGTPATSLSQSVKLDFTGTTQYAMTSAIFSQSQDGYNLGRLDTLTLGENGRIIGNFSNQQHQTVAQVALASFEAPSGLTQMEKGLFAASQASGAATTVKPGSAVLAGQASVGQVRANTLELSNVEVTDNFVDMMAAQFGFQASSQAIKTTDEIVQLLVGLKR